AGTCGCTTATGACCTTCTGCTGAATCTGGTTCTCTCTCTTCTTTTGGAAGTTTGTTTCACTTTTCCCACGGGTCATGAGTTGTATGGATCTGATTGGAAGCTGTCATTGTTGTTAGGAGTAATGTTTCGAGGCGCTGTCCCTGAACCTTTTCACAATCACAGCTCTTCTGGTGAATTCCCCTACACAGCTTTTGTATAGACAGTTCGAGGTTCTGGTGAACGCCTGTTGAATCGCTCAGATCCCTCTTCAAGGCCTGCTTCAGTTCTTGTTCAAGCCTGTGCTTTCATGATTTCCCGGCCATAAAAACCGCCTGGTGGCGGGTAAGGATTGGCTGAGAAGCCATGTTGTCATCGACGCCGCTTGATGGATTCGAATCATCGAGCGACTGCTTGATGATCGCTCCGTACTGGAGAACGGTCTGGGTTGGCTGTTGCATGCCGAGGAAGGTGTTCTGCGGTCTCACGCGTCCGCTGCCGGCTGCCTGTGCGCAGTGAGTAACCATTCAAACGATCTCAGACCAGCGGTCTGGGGCCGTATGAAACTGCCATCGTGCCGGCAGCTGCAAAATCTGCTATCCCAATTTGTAGAGTTGATTGAACAAAGATGATCCTTGTCATGGCCTCCACTGGCATGTTTGGTCGTCCTGTTGTTGAAGGCTTAGCCAAACGTGGTCTGCCAGTCAGGGCAACAGGACGATCTGAAAAAGGGTTGGCAACGTTGGATGCACCTGGGGCTGAACTTATTCCCGCCGATATGGATGATCCTTCATCTTTGCTCAAATTAATGAATGGAGTCGACAAGGTGCTGGTCAATGCACCCATGGATGATCAGAAAGAAGTCCGAGAGAAAAACGTTATTGAGGCCATGATTCGCTCTGGTAATGGGGCAAAGATTGTGCTTTTAACTGGTGGAGTGCTGCATGATGACGCACTTGGTGCGGCTGGGTTAGCCACCGAGAAATTAATGCGTTCCTCGGGTCTGCCCTGGACGGTTGTCGGTCCTCAGACGGTCATGGAAACCAATTTCAAACCATTTCGGGAATTGATCCAAAGTGAAAGCATGTTGATGTCTTGTGTTGGAGCAGCAAAGGTTGGTTTTGTGGCGTTGGACAATGTCACAGATGCATTCATAGCTGTTTTAGAATCAAATAATGATGCACATGTTGGTTGTGAATATGTGATTACTGGGCCGGAGGCGGTGACTTTTGATGATGTGGCCACTGCTGCCACAGAGGCTCTTGATCGCCGCATTATCTATCAAGACATGCCAAGAGATGAGTTTCGGAAGCTAATGGTGACAGAAGCCGGTTTTTCAGAATCAGATGTAGATATTGAGGTGATGTGTCACCTCGATGCTTTCCGTGCAGGCAAGGCTGCTCGGACGACAGATGACTTTACGAGACTTACGGGAAAGAAATCAAAATCGGTGAGGGAGTGGTGGATTGACAATGCCAACTATTTTCTCAGCACCTAATAACTATCGAAAGCCTATATCGCGCAGGCGACTTGATCACCGTGCAGGTGCTCGTATAAAAAGCTTTTCTGTCAGATCGTTCTTAATGCTGCTCTCGTTGGGTTGTGCTCCATTTGAGTTGGTTGCTCGGGAGTTGGGTGGTATCCGCATAACGCACTCTACGTTCTCTTCAAGAGTTTAGTATTGCTTTGAATTGCCCCACAATGGCATCATGTTTCCCGATATTCAGCTCAGATGCAATTAGTAAATGCAGAATTGCCAACTAAGTTTGTTGTGCAATGATGAGATTGGATCTGATTCAGGTTGTTCCTGGTACGAGCTTCATATGCCCTCTGCGCATTGATCTTTAGATTGCTGGCCTGGTAGTCAGTAAAGCAACCTTCAGCCACAGTCCGCTTGAAGAGAAGCCCACCAGCTTTGATTTTTCGATAACGCGTTCCCTCAGGACAGTTATGATTGACATCGATCGTTCCTATTGCTTTTTTCTTGCTTTGCGTCAGTTGACAAGTGTTTAGTTCAGAGCCATAAAGCCCGAAGCATTCATTTGCTTGTGCTTGGTTGGGAGCTGCAAGCAAACATGTGATGCCGAGAAAAGCCGCAGCTGACAATCTAGAAATGAAATGCATTGGTTTGCCGTGAATAGAGGAGGTTTTCCCTCCGATGTACTCACCATCGCCCAACTGAACTTGTTCCACCTCACCCGATCAGGTGGTCTTCAGAACGGTTGCCTCCCCCATTTGGGTAGCCCTAAAAACTCTCTTCTAGTGCTGCCCAATACTCACAACTCCATTCCCTGCCGTCTGACTCCAACAATTTGCTTTGATGCGACTTGCTGCAGAGTTGCACCCTGATCGACTCGAAGCATCGACCAGCTGCTTCGAAGCCAATTTTCAGCCCTGTCGTCGTCAATAATTTCCAGACTGTGAGAAAGCTCTTAATTCCTGGGGCAACTGGGGGCGACCCAGAAAAGGCTCGATGATCCGGCATTCTTTAACAGAACCACTTTGTTTATGGGATCGATCAATTGTCTAAACGCCTGTCTTTTTTCTTACTTGCTGGGGAGGTTTCAGGCGCGTGCTTCAAATGCGGATCCTGTTTCTTTGGACAGAGTCTTGGCGCGACGGGTTTCAGTAGCATCCTCTGGCAGGTGGTTGCTCTATAACCACCCCTTAGGATCGAAACAGGTGAGCTTTTGGACCATATATCTTCGAACTTGTCATCGAGAATGAGATCGTCCAAGAATTAAGGCGATCAGGATCGCCACATACAGTTGACCACTCACGGTAATGATTGTGACAACTACTGAGGAGATTGTGTCTCCCGAATTTACAACTCCAGATCCTACTGTGGTTAAAAGGTTAAAAGCTGCTGCCATTAACACTGGCGAAAAGTGGCCAACTGTATTTGATATGCTTCCCAGGTTGTTATTTGCACCACCATTGGTGAGAATGTTGAAATCAAATGCGCTGGGATGTAGCTCAAGAGTTGCTGTCAACAGCACGCCACCGGCCACTCCAATCAAGAGATAACCTTCCACCGCAGCCATTACCACAGCAACAGTTACGAATGGTTCGCGTACGAGTGATTTTATTAGACGTAAAATGCTTGCAAAATAAAATAAAATCCAAGTAATCACATGTAAAAGTGTAAGCCACTGGCCTAGGTTTGGAAGTAGCTCCAGGCTTAAACGCCAGATCGCTTCAAGCGTAATGGCGAAGATTCCAAGTCCAAAGAAAACTGAATTCAGCTTTTTTATTTGTGTATAGCGGCTGACCAGCCCAAGTATTACCCCTGCAAGGGCTATGTTCAGGAAAGATTGAAAAGCCGGATAGCGCTCTGCTACTGGTAGTAATAGCAGAAAAATAACTTGTGCTGCCAAAAGTGTGATATATCCACGATGACGTAAGCGTAATCTTCTGATGAACTCCCGAGAGTAGTGAACCATATTGTTGCCTGCGGTTTTGTTGGTTACATATTGATAGCGAGGGAATTGAGGTTTGTCCAAATAGTTTCCTGCTACCCGCCAATTCTTTCTTTAAATTGTATTTTTAGTCTATGTCGCTCTATTGCTTTGATCCAAGTGCGGCCCTGGTGTAATGGCTGGTGGAGGTCGTTGCTTGTGGTAGAAGCTTTGGGTTGTTTGATCCAACCCTTTCCCCTGCGTCATTCACAAGTGCCAGGATTCATGAGTTTTGCCTTTCTCGTCATTCTCTGAGTGTTTCGCAATCGTAGTAAAGTTTGGATTTGGGACATGTCTGTATTGCCAATTTTATTTGTCAGATTGGTAGTTTGTTTACAATAAGTTTTTGTCTGAAGACTGACAGAAATGTCTGGAGGTCATCGATTGGTGCAGAGAAACCACCTGCCGTACTGTTGCAATCAATCAAAGGAGTGAGAAAAGCTCATTAATGGCCAGTGACAGAGCTCACTATTTTTTCCACAGCTGTCTTTTCTATGCCTGGGCTGGATAGGGGGGATCCTGAAACGGGTGTTTCTGGAAATAGAGAATGAGTTGTAGCCAGTTGCCTTTGAATCGACTAACGGCCGGCCTTAGGGAGTTGCTCTTCCTCTTGATGGTCAGGCGATTTCGTTAGACAGCGCAGATGGCGAACAAGGACAGACCACTTGTTGATCGGCATGCATCGAAGAACAGTATCGGCTTGTTGATAATGACCAAGGGGGTATGGCTTGACTCCCCCGCCTTCAAATCAGAGTTGTTGGCTTTCAATACGCCTGCGGTAACGCCAGGCTTTTCTTCATGCCTTTCGGCTCATGATGCAATTGTGAGCTGATCGATCAGCTATGGGTCACAACGTCATCGAGCATCGCACGACGAATTGCTGCGTCGTAGGGGGTGGGCCCGCCGGACTCATGCTTGGTCTTTTGTTGGCTCGTCAGGGGATCAAGGTCACAGTTTTGGAGTCTCAGATCGACTTTGATCGAGATTTCCGTGGAGACACGATTCACCCAGCGATTCTTGAAGCCCTCGATCAGATCGGTCTCGCCGAGCGTGTTCTTGAGATACCGCATGGCCGAATGGAGATGGCTCAGCTGTGTTCTGAGGGACTACTCACCAACTTGGCGGATTTTCGTCGCCTGAAAACGCGCTTCCCGTTTGTTGCTGTGCTTCCGCAAGTTGAGTTTCTTAACTGCATCGCTGGAGAAGCCAGTCGCTATTCAGGTTTTGAGCTGGTGATGGGAGCTCGGGTGGAGGAACTCATACAAGAGAGTGGCACCACGCATGGAGTGCGCTACCGAGATCGGCGGCATGAACTGCATGAGGTTCGTGCCACTCTCACTGTGGGAGCAGATGGGCGATTTTCCAAGGTTCGCAGTCTCTGTGGGGCTGAATCGCAGAACACCTCACCACCGATGGATGTGCTTTGGTTCCGCGTGCCTCGCAGGCTTGACGATCCCCATGATCAGCTCCGCTTCCACGTTGGCGGAGCTCATCTGGTTGTGCTCCTTGAGCGTGACAGGGAGTGGCAGGTTGGTTATTTGCTCTTAAAAGGACAGTTTGGGGCCACCAAGGCTGCTGGCTTAGACGCCTTTCGCAGAGATCTGAGCCGTCATGTGTGCTGGCTTGCAGACCGGGTGCATGTGCTGCAGACCTGGAAGCAGATTGTTGTTTTATCCGTTCAGTCCAGTTTCGTGAAGAGGTGGTATCAGCCTGGGCTTC
Above is a window of Synechococcus sp. BIOS-E4-1 DNA encoding:
- a CDS encoding NAD(P)H-binding protein, whose amino-acid sequence is MASTGMFGRPVVEGLAKRGLPVRATGRSEKGLATLDAPGAELIPADMDDPSSLLKLMNGVDKVLVNAPMDDQKEVREKNVIEAMIRSGNGAKIVLLTGGVLHDDALGAAGLATEKLMRSSGLPWTVVGPQTVMETNFKPFRELIQSESMLMSCVGAAKVGFVALDNVTDAFIAVLESNNDAHVGCEYVITGPEAVTFDDVATAATEALDRRIIYQDMPRDEFRKLMVTEAGFSESDVDIEVMCHLDAFRAGKAARTTDDFTRLTGKKSKSVREWWIDNANYFLST
- a CDS encoding FAD-dependent oxidoreductase, which produces MGHNVIEHRTTNCCVVGGGPAGLMLGLLLARQGIKVTVLESQIDFDRDFRGDTIHPAILEALDQIGLAERVLEIPHGRMEMAQLCSEGLLTNLADFRRLKTRFPFVAVLPQVEFLNCIAGEASRYSGFELVMGARVEELIQESGTTHGVRYRDRRHELHEVRATLTVGADGRFSKVRSLCGAESQNTSPPMDVLWFRVPRRLDDPHDQLRFHVGGAHLVVLLERDREWQVGYLLLKGQFGATKAAGLDAFRRDLSRHVCWLADRVHVLQTWKQIVVLSVQSSFVKRWYQPGLLLIGDAAHVMSPVGGVGINVAIQDAISAANLLTEALKRESIGLDQLETVQLQREGAVHSIQGFQTMVQNRIIKNALINAQPFRLPLLLRILLKLPVLRNVPARIIAFGLRPSRISEHLILDYCNSRSSSVQ